Proteins encoded within one genomic window of Mesorhizobium sp. AR10:
- a CDS encoding sugar phosphate isomerase/epimerase family protein, whose amino-acid sequence MTTNRFATRLNSFASRPQAEWPDLAGKPSMLQMAARAAKVAGLTDLDLNFPDHVGEKPTEIARALGDLGLSINGFAMRYYSNPAFKLGAFTNPDPVVRREAIDLTKAGIDAAREAGANLMTLWLGQDGFDYAFQADYATLWQHEIDGIREVAAHDPDCQISLEYKPNEPRSYSLMPDAATTLLAIRDVGLPNLGVTLDFAHVLYADEQPAFAAALIARHSKLLGVHLNDGYAKRDDGLMVGAVHTLQTIELLRQIRRDGYAGAIYFDTFPDMTGLDPVRECEVNIATVKRMLRVVDRLEKDNRLSAAMDSQDAVTSQAIVQEAMLGPETSGDT is encoded by the coding sequence ATGACAACCAACCGTTTCGCCACCCGCCTGAATTCCTTTGCCTCGCGGCCGCAGGCCGAATGGCCTGATCTCGCTGGCAAGCCATCCATGCTGCAGATGGCCGCCCGGGCCGCCAAGGTCGCCGGGCTGACCGACCTCGATCTCAACTTTCCCGACCATGTCGGTGAAAAGCCTACGGAAATCGCCCGCGCGCTCGGCGATCTCGGGCTTTCCATCAATGGCTTTGCCATGCGCTACTACTCCAACCCGGCCTTCAAGCTCGGCGCCTTCACCAATCCGGACCCGGTTGTGCGCCGCGAGGCCATCGACCTGACCAAGGCCGGCATCGACGCTGCGCGTGAGGCGGGCGCCAATCTCATGACGCTCTGGCTCGGCCAGGATGGCTTCGATTACGCCTTCCAGGCCGACTATGCGACGCTCTGGCAACACGAGATCGATGGGATTCGTGAAGTTGCCGCGCATGATCCCGATTGCCAGATCAGCCTGGAGTACAAGCCCAACGAGCCGCGTTCCTACAGCCTGATGCCGGATGCGGCGACGACCTTGCTGGCGATCCGCGATGTCGGCCTGCCCAATCTGGGCGTCACGCTCGATTTCGCCCACGTGCTTTATGCCGACGAACAGCCGGCGTTCGCCGCAGCCCTCATCGCGCGCCACAGCAAGCTTTTGGGCGTGCATCTCAACGACGGCTACGCCAAGCGCGACGACGGCCTGATGGTCGGCGCGGTGCACACGCTGCAGACCATCGAGCTGCTGCGCCAGATCCGCCGCGACGGCTACGCCGGCGCCATCTACTTCGACACTTTTCCCGACATGACCGGGCTCGATCCGGTGCGCGAATGCGAAGTCAACATCGCCACCGTCAAGCGCATGCTGCGCGTCGTCGACCGCCTGGAAAAGGACAACCGCCTGTCCGCCGCCATGGACAGCCAGGACGCCGTCACGTCGCAGGCCATCGTCCAGGAAGCCATGCTCGGTCCGGAGACGTCAGGAGACACCTGA
- a CDS encoding flavin-containing monooxygenase → MSSKADILDAVVIGAGWAGLGVSHALAKKGLRHRLLERGRIGETWRTQRWDSFRMNTPNMQTVMPGDSYQGSDPDGVLTRDEFVALLEDFAGRNALPVQSDTPVTELAGDQHNGAYRITTTRGTLWARNVVIASGNLNCAVRPSWAAALPHSLDQIDASGYRSAADLRSGAVLVVGSGQSGAQIAEDLAEAGRSVFLATSRLGRLPRRYRGRDIMIWLVLSGILDVPRKELIQPSGKIPARALLGATQTLSLQSLSAQGVVLLGRFTGLVDRSRLAFADDAKEHVRFADEAAANVKRLIDDYIQRTQTDAPAAEPDPAETIAAQLPDPPIRSLDLAGSGITTVIWCTGFRGDFSWVRLAGLLDAQGQPMLENGLAALPGIYFAGLDFAATRKSGIILAIAEEATRLAEHIAGRTLS, encoded by the coding sequence ATGAGCAGCAAGGCCGATATTCTCGATGCCGTCGTGATCGGCGCTGGCTGGGCCGGACTTGGCGTCAGCCATGCGCTGGCAAAAAAGGGCCTGCGTCATCGCCTGCTGGAGCGCGGCCGCATCGGCGAGACCTGGCGCACGCAGCGCTGGGACTCGTTCCGGATGAACACGCCCAATATGCAGACCGTCATGCCGGGAGACAGCTACCAGGGTTCGGACCCCGACGGCGTTCTCACGCGAGACGAATTCGTCGCGCTGTTGGAGGACTTTGCCGGGCGCAACGCCCTGCCCGTGCAGTCTGACACACCGGTGACCGAGCTTGCTGGCGACCAGCACAACGGCGCCTACCGCATAACCACGACGCGCGGCACGCTTTGGGCGCGCAACGTGGTGATCGCCAGCGGCAATCTGAACTGTGCGGTGCGCCCGTCTTGGGCGGCTGCGTTACCCCACAGCCTCGATCAGATCGACGCTTCAGGCTACCGCAGCGCGGCCGATCTGCGCAGCGGTGCCGTGCTGGTGGTCGGAAGCGGCCAGTCGGGCGCCCAGATAGCCGAAGATCTGGCGGAGGCTGGACGCAGCGTCTTCCTTGCCACCAGCCGGCTCGGACGCCTGCCACGCCGCTACCGGGGCCGCGACATCATGATCTGGCTGGTACTGAGCGGAATACTCGACGTGCCGCGAAAGGAACTCATCCAGCCTTCGGGCAAGATTCCAGCAAGGGCTTTGCTTGGGGCAACCCAGACTCTCAGCCTGCAATCGCTGAGCGCCCAAGGCGTCGTGCTGCTCGGCAGGTTCACCGGCCTCGTCGACCGCAGCCGACTCGCCTTTGCCGACGACGCCAAGGAGCACGTCCGCTTTGCCGACGAGGCCGCCGCCAATGTCAAACGTCTTATCGACGATTATATCCAGCGGACTCAAACCGACGCCCCCGCTGCGGAGCCCGACCCGGCGGAGACCATCGCCGCCCAGCTGCCGGACCCGCCTATCCGCTCGCTCGACCTCGCCGGCTCCGGCATCACTACGGTGATCTGGTGCACCGGCTTCCGCGGCGATTTCAGCTGGGTGCGGCTTGCCGGCCTGCTGGACGCGCAGGGCCAGCCAATGCTGGAGAACGGCCTCGCGGCGCTACCCGGCATCTATTTCGCCGGCCTGGATTTCGCCGCCACGCGCAAATCCGGCATCATATTGGCGATCGCCGAGGAAGCCACCCGCCTTGCCGAACACATCGCCGGGCGGACGCTGTCATGA
- a CDS encoding CDP-alcohol phosphatidyltransferase family protein translates to MPTLYALKPAFQAKLRPLADRLAAGGVTANQITLLAAVLSIATGFVVAVFAEHRAVFLLMPVVLFARMALNAIDGMLAREHGQASKLGMYLNELCDVVSDLALILAFAVLFPVWGVVAFAIAAVIVEFTGVLGVAAGSGRNYAGPFGKSDRALALGVIAFLIACGLWVEAITPFVFPAMATLSLATAINRIRSGLRAGGN, encoded by the coding sequence ATGCCGACGCTCTATGCACTGAAACCGGCCTTCCAGGCCAAGCTGCGGCCGCTGGCAGACCGGCTGGCCGCGGGCGGCGTCACCGCCAACCAGATCACGCTGCTTGCCGCTGTTCTGTCCATCGCCACCGGCTTTGTGGTCGCGGTGTTTGCCGAGCATCGCGCGGTCTTCCTGCTGATGCCGGTGGTGCTGTTCGCGCGCATGGCGCTGAATGCCATCGACGGGATGCTGGCGCGGGAACATGGCCAGGCCTCAAAGCTCGGCATGTATCTCAACGAACTCTGCGACGTCGTCTCCGACCTAGCGCTGATCCTGGCCTTTGCCGTCCTCTTCCCGGTCTGGGGCGTCGTCGCTTTTGCCATCGCCGCGGTTATCGTCGAATTCACCGGCGTCCTCGGCGTCGCCGCCGGCAGCGGGCGCAACTATGCCGGGCCGTTCGGCAAGAGCGACCGGGCGCTGGCGCTCGGCGTCATCGCCTTCCTCATCGCCTGCGGCCTGTGGGTCGAGGCGATAACGCCATTTGTGTTTCCGGCCATGGCTACACTGTCGCTGGCAACCGCCATCAACCGGATACGCAGCGGCCTTAGAGCGGGCGGCAACTGA
- a CDS encoding bifunctional alpha/beta hydrolase/class I SAM-dependent methyltransferase, whose translation MLHEQNIAASPTQRVAQERSFHTHDGTEIFYRYWPAVGETAKGAILLFHRGHEHGGRMAHLVDELAMPNHAFYAWDARGNGRSAGERGYAPSFAALVRDIDCFVREIGKDDFGPRDVALIAQSFGAVLAAAWVHDYAPDIRALVVASPAFSVKLYVPFAKEGIALWQKIKGRFFVNSYVKAKFLTHDPERIASFEADPLITRPIASNILVELYDHAARIVSDARAITVPTQLLISGSDWVVRHGPQHEFFVNLASPAKERHVLPGFFHDTLGERDRSQALDLIRPFLEKQFAAPEKKIDLTGADRAGYTRDEADKLASPLSLLSPKGLYWAMSRASIRTGAWLSPGMKTGIVTGFDSGSTLDYVYENEARGIGFVGRMIDRTFLDAIGWRGIRQRKLHLEELIGNAVATLKAAGRPVHIVDIAAGHGRYVLDAVAKCAEPPASVRLQDYSDINVGLGSKMIAGRHLPTSVTFRKADAFDATMLAGLDPAPDLAIVSGLYELFPDNALIARSLGGLAKAMQPGSLLLYTNQPWHPQLEMIARSLTSHRGGQAWVMRRRTQGEMDQLVTAAGFEKLDQRIDQWGIFTVSLARRL comes from the coding sequence ATGCTCCACGAACAGAACATCGCCGCCTCGCCAACCCAGCGGGTGGCGCAGGAACGCAGCTTCCATACGCATGACGGCACCGAGATCTTCTACCGCTACTGGCCGGCGGTCGGTGAGACCGCCAAGGGCGCCATCCTTTTGTTCCACCGCGGCCACGAGCATGGTGGCCGCATGGCGCATCTGGTCGATGAACTGGCCATGCCAAACCATGCCTTCTATGCCTGGGACGCGCGCGGCAATGGCCGCTCGGCCGGCGAACGCGGCTATGCGCCGTCGTTTGCCGCCCTGGTGCGCGACATTGACTGTTTCGTGCGCGAGATCGGCAAGGACGATTTTGGCCCGCGCGACGTAGCACTCATCGCGCAATCCTTCGGTGCCGTGCTCGCCGCCGCCTGGGTGCATGACTATGCGCCCGATATCCGCGCGCTGGTGGTGGCCTCGCCGGCCTTTTCGGTGAAGCTCTACGTGCCCTTCGCCAAGGAGGGCATTGCCCTGTGGCAAAAGATCAAGGGCCGCTTCTTCGTCAATTCCTACGTCAAGGCGAAGTTCCTGACGCATGACCCCGAGCGTATCGCCTCCTTCGAGGCCGACCCGCTGATCACGCGGCCGATCGCCTCCAACATACTTGTCGAGCTTTACGACCACGCCGCCCGCATCGTCTCGGATGCCCGCGCCATCACCGTGCCGACGCAGCTCTTGATCTCCGGCAGCGACTGGGTGGTGCGGCACGGGCCGCAGCACGAATTCTTCGTCAATCTCGCCAGCCCGGCTAAGGAGCGGCATGTGCTGCCCGGCTTCTTCCACGACACGCTGGGCGAGCGTGACCGCAGCCAGGCGCTCGACCTGATCCGACCGTTCCTGGAAAAGCAATTCGCCGCACCGGAGAAGAAGATCGACCTGACCGGCGCCGACCGTGCCGGCTACACACGCGACGAAGCCGACAAGCTGGCCTCGCCGCTGTCGCTTTTGTCGCCAAAAGGTCTCTACTGGGCGATGAGCCGCGCCTCGATCCGCACGGGCGCTTGGCTGTCGCCCGGCATGAAGACAGGCATCGTCACCGGCTTCGATTCCGGCTCGACGCTCGACTATGTCTACGAGAACGAGGCGCGGGGTATCGGCTTCGTCGGCCGCATGATCGACCGCACCTTTCTCGACGCCATCGGCTGGCGCGGCATTCGCCAGCGCAAGCTGCATCTGGAAGAGCTGATCGGCAACGCTGTCGCCACGCTGAAGGCGGCCGGCCGACCCGTCCACATCGTCGACATCGCCGCCGGCCATGGCCGCTATGTGCTCGACGCCGTGGCCAAATGCGCCGAGCCGCCGGCGAGTGTCAGGCTGCAGGACTATTCCGACATCAATGTCGGGCTGGGCTCGAAGATGATCGCCGGCCGGCATTTGCCGACCAGCGTCACCTTCCGCAAGGCCGATGCCTTTGATGCGACCATGCTCGCCGGGCTCGATCCGGCACCGGATCTCGCCATCGTTTCCGGACTTTACGAATTGTTTCCCGACAATGCGCTGATCGCTCGTTCGCTGGGTGGACTGGCCAAGGCGATGCAGCCCGGCAGCCTGCTCCTCTACACCAACCAGCCGTGGCATCCGCAGCTGGAGATGATCGCGCGCAGCCTGACCTCGCATCGCGGTGGCCAGGCCTGGGTGATGCGGCGGCGCACGCAAGGCGAGATGGACCAGCTGGTGACGGCGGCCGGCTTCGAGAAGCTCGACCAGCGCATCGACCAGTGGGGCATCTTCACCGTCTCGCTGGCGCGGCGTCTGTAG
- a CDS encoding serine/threonine protein phosphatase, whose protein sequence is MQPPSSTAAEPYGRIVVRAALWLAFFGPFFYLSYGFTNWLASQRDHVGSIVFSWEHHIPFVAWTIVPYWTINLLFCLSLLLNDNRQGVDRLAGRYLTAQAVAFPCFILFPLTATFVRPETTGLSGFLFTLLGGFDKPFNEAPSLHIALLVIIWDHWRQALGRHRLGGVLKPVWHAWCFLIGASVLTTWQHHFIDIPTGALLGFFALWLFPAKGDLPFAGFRLTADARAQRLALFYGLGATLALAVAAAGAFFSAVSLILLWPALALAIVAFAYAGAGTRVFQKAADGSVSLASRVLLWPFRLGAKVNIWAWTRKLAPQVAVADGVFLGRYPTVHEANGFGTVIDLAAELERPRGVTSRWVSHDMLDLLPPHADMLDRAEASIELARRRGTVLVCCALGFQRSAAAIADWLVVTGRSHTPAQARKKLAASGRPVHLHAGVDEPA, encoded by the coding sequence ATGCAGCCTCCATCAAGCACAGCCGCCGAGCCCTATGGCCGCATCGTCGTCAGGGCAGCGCTGTGGCTCGCCTTCTTCGGACCGTTCTTCTACCTCAGCTACGGCTTCACCAACTGGCTGGCGTCGCAGCGCGATCATGTCGGCAGCATCGTGTTCTCCTGGGAGCACCACATCCCGTTCGTCGCCTGGACCATCGTGCCTTACTGGACGATCAATCTGTTGTTTTGCCTGTCGCTGCTGCTCAACGACAACAGGCAAGGGGTAGACAGGTTGGCGGGGCGTTACCTCACGGCACAAGCTGTCGCCTTCCCCTGTTTCATCCTGTTCCCGCTGACCGCGACCTTCGTGCGGCCGGAGACGACCGGCCTGTCGGGCTTTCTGTTCACCTTGCTCGGCGGCTTCGACAAGCCATTCAACGAGGCGCCCTCGCTGCACATCGCGCTGCTGGTCATCATTTGGGATCACTGGCGCCAAGCCCTGGGACGCCACCGTCTCGGCGGCGTTCTGAAACCCGTCTGGCACGCCTGGTGTTTCCTGATCGGCGCCTCGGTGCTGACGACATGGCAGCATCATTTCATCGACATCCCGACCGGCGCGCTGCTCGGCTTTTTTGCGCTCTGGCTGTTCCCGGCCAAGGGCGACCTGCCGTTCGCCGGTTTCCGCCTGACCGCCGATGCGAGGGCGCAGCGGCTGGCGCTGTTCTATGGCCTGGGTGCAACGCTGGCGCTGGCTGTAGCGGCTGCCGGTGCCTTTTTCTCGGCCGTCTCGCTCATCCTGTTGTGGCCGGCGCTGGCGCTGGCCATCGTCGCCTTCGCCTATGCCGGGGCCGGCACACGCGTGTTCCAGAAAGCGGCCGATGGCAGCGTGTCGCTGGCCAGCCGCGTTCTGCTTTGGCCCTTCCGGCTCGGCGCCAAGGTGAATATCTGGGCGTGGACGCGCAAGCTTGCACCGCAGGTGGCTGTTGCCGACGGCGTCTTCCTCGGCCGCTATCCAACCGTCCACGAGGCCAACGGCTTCGGCACGGTCATCGACCTTGCCGCCGAACTGGAGCGGCCGCGCGGCGTCACCAGTCGCTGGGTCAGCCATGACATGCTCGACCTGCTGCCACCGCATGCGGACATGCTGGACCGGGCAGAGGCGTCGATCGAACTGGCGCGCAGGCGCGGCACGGTGTTGGTCTGCTGCGCGCTCGGCTTCCAGCGCAGTGCTGCCGCTATCGCCGACTGGCTGGTTGTGACCGGCCGCTCGCACACCCCGGCGCAGGCGCGCAAAAAGCTCGCCGCGTCCGGCCGGCCAGTGCATCTTCACGCCGGGGTGGACGAACCAGCATGA
- a CDS encoding lysophospholipid acyltransferase family protein, which yields MTKLHIRANSFTLLQTVTSVGLSALAWVVTGVRPIWNGSQPSERQRIYFANHASHGDFILLSACLSEKVRARTHAVAAAEYWGKSRLRRFIAEDMLCSVLIHRQWTDEAQNPINIMLSVLDDGHSLILFPEGTRNMSDETLLPFRSGLYNLSMARPEVELIPCWIENMSRVLPKGQFVPVPLLCRVVFGPPVTIAPGEERRAFLERARETLLALNPRPSRDD from the coding sequence ATGACAAAGCTTCACATTCGCGCCAACAGCTTCACCTTGCTGCAGACGGTGACCTCGGTCGGCCTGTCGGCGCTGGCCTGGGTGGTGACTGGCGTCAGGCCGATCTGGAACGGCAGCCAGCCGTCGGAACGGCAGCGCATCTACTTCGCCAACCATGCCAGCCATGGCGACTTCATCCTCTTGTCAGCCTGCCTCAGCGAAAAGGTGCGCGCCCGCACCCATGCCGTGGCGGCGGCCGAATATTGGGGCAAGTCGCGGCTGCGCCGCTTCATCGCCGAGGACATGTTGTGCTCCGTGCTCATCCACCGGCAGTGGACCGACGAGGCGCAGAACCCGATCAACATCATGCTGTCGGTGCTCGACGACGGCCATTCGCTGATCCTTTTTCCCGAAGGCACGCGCAACATGTCCGACGAGACGCTGCTGCCGTTCCGCTCCGGCCTCTACAATCTGTCGATGGCGCGACCCGAGGTCGAACTCATCCCGTGCTGGATCGAGAACATGTCGCGGGTGCTGCCCAAGGGCCAGTTCGTGCCGGTGCCTCTGCTTTGCCGCGTCGTCTTCGGACCGCCGGTGACGATCGCACCCGGCGAGGAACGCCGCGCCTTTCTCGAGCGCGCCCGCGAAACCCTGCTTGCCCTCAACCCCCGCCCGTCGAGGGACGATTAA
- a CDS encoding phosphatidate cytidylyltransferase, whose translation MMHETLILVIGLAVVLITASLVAGILSWRAPKPLSSTLINLNQRINAWWVMVLAITVAFFFGRYGMTILFALISFAALREFVTLTHSRRSDHWVLLGMFGIVIPFQYWLVWTAWYGLFTIFIPVYCFLLMPAITALNGDTERFLERVSAQQWAIMISVYFVSHVPALLTLDVPGFEGRNLLLIAFLIITVQGSDVLQYIFGKLFGKHLLSPTVSPSKTWEGLVGGLAASSLLGALLSFLTPFSPLQAAGVALIACLMGFLGGLVASAIKRDQGVKDWGHLIEGHGGMMDRADSLVFAAPVFFHTVRYFWT comes from the coding sequence ATGATGCACGAAACCCTCATTCTGGTTATCGGCCTCGCGGTGGTGCTGATAACGGCAAGCCTGGTCGCCGGCATACTGTCGTGGCGTGCGCCGAAACCGCTGTCTTCGACGCTCATCAACCTCAACCAGCGCATCAACGCCTGGTGGGTGATGGTGCTGGCGATCACCGTCGCCTTCTTCTTCGGCCGCTACGGCATGACCATACTGTTCGCGCTGATCTCGTTTGCCGCGTTGCGCGAATTCGTGACGCTGACGCACAGCCGGCGCAGCGACCACTGGGTGCTGCTCGGCATGTTCGGCATCGTCATCCCGTTCCAGTACTGGCTGGTGTGGACCGCCTGGTACGGCCTCTTCACCATCTTCATCCCGGTCTACTGCTTCCTGCTGATGCCGGCGATCACCGCGCTCAACGGCGACACCGAGCGCTTTCTCGAGCGCGTCTCGGCGCAGCAATGGGCGATCATGATCTCGGTCTATTTCGTCAGCCACGTGCCGGCGCTGCTGACGCTCGACGTGCCAGGCTTCGAAGGCCGCAACCTGCTGCTCATCGCCTTCCTGATCATCACCGTGCAAGGCAGCGACGTGCTGCAATACATCTTCGGCAAGCTGTTTGGAAAACACCTGCTGTCGCCGACAGTGTCACCGTCAAAAACCTGGGAAGGACTGGTCGGCGGGCTGGCGGCGTCGAGCCTGCTCGGCGCGCTGCTGTCGTTCCTGACGCCGTTCTCGCCGCTGCAGGCGGCGGGCGTCGCCCTCATCGCCTGCCTGATGGGATTTCTGGGCGGGCTGGTGGCGTCGGCCATCAAGCGCGACCAGGGGGTGAAGGACTGGGGCCATCTGATAGAAGGCCATGGCGGCATGATGGACCGCGCCGACAGCCTGGTCTTCGCCGCCCCGGTGTTCTTCCACACGGTAAGGTATTTCTGGACGTGA
- a CDS encoding FGGY-family carbohydrate kinase — MPSHFLGIDVGTGSARAGVFDIKGTMLASAKRDIALFIEPGEIAEQSSEDIWRAVCASVREAVAKSGLGPRDIAGIGFDATCSLVVVGQGGAPLAVGRSGDSQRNIIVWMDHRALDQAQRINAGKHRVLDYVGGTISPEMETPKLLWLSENLPESFAAAEHFFDLTDYLTWRSTGSLARSICTVTCKWTYLGHERRWDEAYFRAIGLGVLADEGFARIGTEIVEGGTALAQGLTETAANELGLLPGTPVAAGLIDAHAGGVGTVGGQAPNQGKGSAGTLQSRMAYVFGTSACTMASTSEPAFVPGVWGPYFSSMVPGFWLNEGGQSAAGAAIDHLLGLHPASVEAAAQAKAQGLSLAAWLGQQAETCSADLSAVARLAEGLHVVPEFLGNRSPFADPEAKALIAGMSMDNSLDSLVALYVAGLLGLGYGVRQIVAAMAAKKIAIDTIVVSGGAAQSELVRQLLADTTGLTVAGSTSPEPVLLGSAILGAVAARNYPEVISAMTGMSRIGEIYRPAGGDLVAWHDKRFAAFELLQQAGRAIRD, encoded by the coding sequence ATGCCCTCCCACTTCCTCGGCATCGACGTCGGCACTGGCAGCGCCAGGGCAGGGGTGTTCGATATCAAGGGCACCATGCTGGCCTCGGCCAAGCGCGACATTGCCTTGTTCATCGAGCCCGGCGAGATCGCCGAGCAGTCGAGCGAGGACATCTGGCGCGCGGTGTGCGCCAGCGTGCGCGAGGCGGTGGCGAAGTCCGGCTTGGGTCCGCGTGACATTGCCGGTATCGGCTTCGACGCGACCTGTTCGCTGGTCGTGGTCGGGCAGGGCGGCGCACCTCTGGCCGTTGGCCGTTCGGGCGACAGCCAGCGCAACATCATCGTCTGGATGGACCATCGCGCGCTCGACCAGGCGCAGCGCATCAATGCCGGCAAGCACCGCGTGCTCGACTATGTCGGCGGCACCATCTCGCCGGAGATGGAAACGCCCAAGCTGTTGTGGCTGAGCGAAAACCTGCCCGAGAGTTTTGCTGCGGCCGAGCATTTCTTCGACCTGACCGATTATCTGACCTGGCGGTCGACCGGCAGCCTGGCGCGCTCGATCTGCACGGTGACCTGCAAATGGACCTATCTCGGCCATGAGCGGCGCTGGGACGAGGCCTATTTCCGCGCCATCGGTCTCGGCGTGCTGGCCGACGAAGGCTTTGCCCGGATCGGCACCGAGATCGTCGAGGGCGGCACGGCACTCGCCCAGGGTCTGACCGAGACGGCCGCCAACGAACTCGGCCTGCTGCCTGGAACGCCGGTTGCCGCCGGGCTGATCGACGCCCATGCCGGCGGCGTCGGCACTGTCGGCGGTCAAGCCCCCAATCAAGGCAAGGGTTCCGCAGGAACACTGCAGTCGCGCATGGCCTATGTCTTCGGCACTTCGGCCTGCACCATGGCGAGCACCAGCGAGCCGGCCTTCGTGCCGGGCGTCTGGGGTCCCTATTTCTCCTCGATGGTGCCGGGCTTCTGGCTCAACGAAGGCGGCCAGTCGGCGGCGGGTGCGGCGATCGATCATCTCCTGGGCCTCCACCCGGCCTCGGTCGAAGCCGCCGCGCAAGCCAAGGCGCAAGGCCTCAGCCTCGCCGCCTGGCTTGGCCAGCAGGCGGAAACGTGCTCCGCCGACCTGTCCGCGGTAGCGCGCTTGGCGGAAGGGCTGCATGTCGTGCCGGAATTCCTCGGCAACCGCTCGCCCTTCGCCGACCCCGAGGCCAAGGCACTGATCGCTGGGATGAGCATGGACAATTCGCTCGACAGCCTCGTAGCGCTTTATGTCGCCGGTCTGTTGGGGCTCGGCTATGGCGTGCGCCAGATCGTGGCGGCGATGGCCGCGAAAAAAATAGCCATCGACACCATCGTCGTCAGCGGTGGCGCCGCACAGAGCGAACTGGTGCGCCAACTGCTGGCCGACACCACAGGGCTGACCGTGGCCGGCTCGACGTCGCCCGAACCGGTGCTGCTCGGCTCGGCGATACTCGGCGCGGTGGCGGCGCGGAATTATCCCGAGGTGATATCGGCCATGACCGGCATGTCGCGCATCGGCGAGATCTATCGCCCAGCCGGCGGGGATCTCGTAGCCTGGCACGACAAACGCTTCGCCGCCTTCGAATTGCTGCAACAGGCAGGACGGGCGATCCGCGACTAA
- a CDS encoding SDR family oxidoreductase produces MAQDLSGKVAAITGAASGIGLECAKALIAAGVRVVLVDRDEARLKEVCAELGPQAIPLVIDLMKPSSVATMMPQILEKAGQLDIFHANAGAYVGGEILGGDPDAWDRMLNLNINAVFRSVHAVLPHMVERKTGDIIVTSSIAGLVPVVWEPIYTASKHAVQAFVHTVRRQVAKHGLRVGAVAPGPVVTALISDWPKEKLDEELAAGGLMQPVEVAEAVLFMLTRPRNITIRDLVILPQSNDL; encoded by the coding sequence ATGGCTCAGGATTTGAGTGGAAAAGTCGCGGCAATCACCGGCGCCGCGTCGGGCATCGGCCTGGAATGCGCCAAGGCGCTTATCGCCGCCGGCGTACGGGTCGTGCTGGTCGACCGCGACGAGGCCAGGCTGAAGGAGGTCTGCGCCGAGCTCGGGCCGCAGGCGATCCCGCTGGTGATCGATCTGATGAAGCCGTCGAGCGTTGCAACGATGATGCCGCAAATCCTGGAGAAGGCCGGCCAGCTCGACATCTTCCACGCCAATGCCGGAGCCTATGTCGGTGGCGAGATCCTCGGCGGCGATCCCGATGCCTGGGACCGCATGCTGAACCTCAACATCAATGCGGTGTTCCGCTCCGTGCACGCCGTCCTGCCGCACATGGTCGAGCGCAAGACCGGCGACATCATCGTCACCAGTTCGATCGCCGGGCTTGTTCCCGTCGTCTGGGAGCCGATCTACACCGCCTCCAAACATGCCGTGCAGGCCTTCGTCCACACGGTCCGCCGGCAGGTCGCCAAGCATGGCCTGCGCGTCGGCGCCGTGGCCCCCGGACCCGTGGTAACGGCGCTGATCAGCGACTGGCCGAAGGAGAAGCTCGACGAGGAGCTGGCAGCCGGCGGCTTGATGCAACCCGTCGAGGTCGCCGAAGCGGTGCTGTTCATGCTGACGCGCCCGAGGAACATCACCATTCGGGATCTGGTGATCCTGCCGCAGAGCAATGATTTGTGA